The following coding sequences lie in one Dunckerocampus dactyliophorus isolate RoL2022-P2 chromosome 4, RoL_Ddac_1.1, whole genome shotgun sequence genomic window:
- the rtn4r gene encoding reticulon-4 receptor: MKTIITDGGRLLVLIVWLNFAPQADGCPAKCVCYSEPRPTVACQQQGLFSIPTEIPVRSQRIFLQSNKLTVVRSTSFSSCQNLTVLWLYSNNISYIEAGAFYGLEKLEELDIGDNSNLRTISPTAFRGLTKLHTLHLHRCGLSELPVGVFRGMFSLQYLYLQDNNILTLHDDTFLDLANLTYLYLHNNKIKIVTDNMFRGLINLDRLLLHQNRVIFVQPRAFSDLAKLKSLFLFFNNLTVLTGETMDPLTTLQYLRLNGNQWICDCRARTLWEWFKRFKGSSSELECNVPEFLAGKDLKRLKSEDMEGCVETPQIQTNLFSSKAPSGKFPSTENPPGDTIPRCCLGDNDKSSILSGKSRQITNNPLKEKENMSKTKHKDQERMKNETQNKQNDGPLGTLSNTLDKSMESINPELLDSLESSTTSNKKKKKCSKKPRSDTHCIKGSGPTLQVLRFLLIPTIWISLAMS; this comes from the coding sequence GAGGGCGGCTCCTGGTTCTGATCGTGTGGTTGAACTTTGCACCTCAAGCTGACGGCTGCCCTGCCAAGTGTGTATGCTACAGTGAACCGCGGCCCACCGTGGCCTGCCAACAACAAGGACTCTTTTCCATTCCTACTGAGATCCCAGTGCGGAGCCAGCGAATATTCCTCCAGAGCAACAAACTGACGGTAGTGAGGTCTACAAGCTTCAGTTCATGCCAAAATCTCACCGTCCTTTGGCTCTATTCGAACAACATAAGCTACATTGAGGCCGGTGCCTTCTATGGCTTGGAAAAACTGGAAGAACTGGACATTGGGGACAACAGCAACCTGCGCACAATCAGCCCTACAGCCTTCCGAGGTTTAACAAAGCTGCACACGCTCCACCTGCACAGGTGCGGCCTGTCAGAGCTGCCAGTTGGGGTTTTCCGAGGAATGTTCTCCCTACAGTACCTTTACTTGCAGGATAATAACATTCTAACCCTGCATGACGACACTTTTCTGGACCTTGCCAACCTCACCTATCTCTACCTGCACAATAACAAGATCAAAATCGTGACGGACAACATGTTCCGTGGTTTGATCAATTTGGACCGCCTGCTGCTACACCAGAACCGTGTCATTTTTGTCCAACCAAGGGCTTTTAGTGATCTGGCTAAGCTTAAAtctctctttttgtttttcaacaatcTCACCGTCTTGACGGGGGAAACTATGGACCCACTCACGACCCTCCAGTACTTGCGCTTAAATGGCAACCAATGGATTTGTGACTGTCGGGCGAGGACCTTGTGGGAATGGTTCAAGCGTTTCAAGGGTTCTAGCTCTGAGTTGGAGTGCAATGTTCCCGAATTCCTGGCAGGAAAGGACCTGAAACGACTAAAGAGCGAAGACATGGAAGGATGTGTGGAAACTCCTCAAATCCAGACCAATCTCTTCAGTTCCAAGGCCCCGTCTGGCAAGTTCCCTTCTACCGAGAATCCTCCAGGGGACACAATTCCGAGATGCTGTCTTGGAGACAACGATAAATCCTCTATCCTGTCTGGCAAGAGTCGCCAAATCACTAACAACCCCCTGAAAGAAAAGGAGAACATGTCCAAGACAAAACATAAGGATCAAGAAAGAATGAAAAATGAGACCCAGAACAAGCAGAATGATGGACCACTTGGAACCTTATCCAACACCCTGGACAAGTCTATGGAAAGTATAAACCCCGAGCTTCTAGACAGTCTAGAATCCTCTACAAcctcaaacaaaaagaaaaagaagtgcTCCAAAAAGCCCAGATCAGACACCCACTGCATCAAAGGCAGCGGCCCTACGTTGCAAGTTCTGCGCTTTCTCCTCATTCCCACCATCTGGATCTCCCTAGCCATGTCTTAG